Proteins encoded in a region of the Elizabethkingia bruuniana genome:
- a CDS encoding cation diffusion facilitator family transporter, which translates to MKEETVNKDISKLAFQRAIAFAGIILFIGKLVAWQLTNSDAVFSDAMESIVNIVSAFLGLYSLYLAAKPKDKEHPYGHGKVEFITSGVEGLLIIIAGILIIVQSSNSLIKGNHVKDLDWGIIIVLITGLINYGLGWYSLIKGKRENSLVLIASGKHLQSDTITTLGVVISLVIVHFTHWYWIDSVVALIFGSYIIFIGYQIVRKALSGIMDETDDKLLKEITAILLANRQPQWIDIHNMKIQQYGANLHIDAHITLPWYYSLRDAHNEMEKVLILLAKNLDRQIEFNFHMDDCKPISCSVCQISNCPVREFPFEKKIEWTIKNISQVQKHTV; encoded by the coding sequence ATGAAAGAGGAGACAGTCAATAAAGATATTAGTAAGCTTGCTTTTCAGCGGGCTATTGCTTTTGCCGGAATCATACTATTCATAGGCAAACTAGTTGCCTGGCAACTAACAAATTCGGACGCCGTATTTTCCGATGCAATGGAAAGTATAGTTAATATTGTGAGTGCATTTTTAGGCCTCTACTCTCTATACTTAGCAGCAAAACCAAAGGATAAAGAACATCCTTATGGACATGGAAAGGTAGAATTTATAACCTCCGGTGTAGAGGGATTGCTCATCATTATTGCCGGTATATTAATTATCGTCCAGTCCAGTAATAGCTTGATTAAGGGAAATCATGTAAAGGATCTCGACTGGGGAATTATCATAGTACTTATAACCGGACTTATTAATTATGGACTTGGCTGGTATTCCTTGATAAAAGGAAAGAGAGAAAACTCTCTGGTACTTATTGCTTCCGGCAAACATTTACAATCCGATACAATCACAACGCTTGGAGTTGTGATAAGCTTAGTCATTGTGCACTTTACACACTGGTACTGGATAGATAGTGTTGTAGCACTAATATTCGGGTCTTATATTATTTTTATTGGTTATCAGATTGTCCGTAAAGCGCTAAGCGGAATTATGGATGAAACCGATGATAAACTTTTAAAAGAAATCACTGCAATATTACTGGCCAACAGGCAACCACAATGGATAGATATTCATAATATGAAAATTCAGCAATACGGAGCCAATCTTCATATTGATGCTCATATTACGCTGCCGTGGTATTACAGTCTAAGAGATGCTCACAACGAAATGGAAAAGGTACTCATCTTGCTTGCTAAAAATCTGGACCGACAGATAGAATTCAATTTCCATATGGACGATTGTAAGCCTATCTCCTGCTCTGTATGTCAGATTAGTAATTGTCCTGTTCGTGAATTTCCATTTGAGAAAAAAATAGAATGGACTATTAAAAACATCAGTCAGGTACAAAAGCATACCGTCTAG